The Accipiter gentilis unplaced genomic scaffold, bAccGen1.1, whole genome shotgun sequence region actcaaaaccttaggctctctttgggcctcacataaagactggtgtaaccaatccaattttcttccaagcaggctctggccatgtccaccaaaaattaccctgtccagtatttttaagctgctttttaagctccagactagctgaacgagaagacatccactgtacatttaattgagaaagatgtacgcaaggatcattatttacatttttgcagcattaaaaggacacacagcttaaagagtcggggaagctgttttttgcttgtggaaattcagcttctaacacagaagcatcattcaaccttcaggcgcacaatctctcttacatccttcacagagctgatggggataggcacaccttgcatcccggaatacctgggtctgggaaaaggccttgtcagagcatgccttcacagccttaaaaaggatgagacatccagcaaccatccttaccatgtgtattctaagataaaaagaaatactggcaacactctttatcatggggacgaggaatacagctggaaaactactgtaaaaaaaaacatggaacagcaacacagcattctggctgcaatgtgtgttacttcatgacaaatgacatgaaataaaaactgatggttggtgggacttgtgcattgtaacatgtagctggggtaggttcagaatactttagccagggaatccaaaagctatttgaaatgttggcataaatacttcagatcgtaactcaagagcagagcacaaaaaaacatctcctaagggaagacgcataacggcctctttcatacgcacggtatctctttctgtggaggtgaagcaggctgaaaaccacagaagacggccaggaagagcagaaaatttgctgcagtaaatacaccaattgcaaagcacgttctagcttgacctcacacctattttaaaacaaatacttaagtgtgtccagcgtgtacagcgtcggtttctctttattggctcatattccacactggattagcagaggagagaaaaaaacctgcttgaatatacaaaaataaattttttgcactaaagatcacagctattgccatcttccatacctgcctcaactctgacctctaaaccccagtgcccttctgacaccaggaactcagccatcttttccagatgcaggagcacgtccccacaatccccaggagacctgcatctctatcaaaaggcacttggagctaaaagatgaattggctagcacaggtctcaccctgcccagcagcttggagatttggattcacaaatacaaaacactttaaagccaaaacactctctctagctgctactttgcttattcttgtttgaaagaaatacttgtcaatttgagcatcttttccacatcaattcaaccagatttgtttacattcaaactttaaatcaaaaatatataaaaatccaaactaaaaaaattgcactgtgctcttcatttttacctaactttttaagcatcttttgctcaaaatacttctattttcattataatccagtattatttctcaggagttatagagcacttttttcacttgagtgcaatttagttagcttatctcctaaaagtacttcattcctgatgacttaacaagactcacagtgcaaaatgagatgcagcatctccctgtgcaatgctacgcgccttgggcagtggtcctccgaaacaggacaaacagagagtgcctaagcttatcagggatgaagcaaagaggaaaaggcatctaattagacctactcaaagatccaagcacgatcttcaaacacaaactttcttccgcaaccaaatgtctaagactgactttcctttctgttaaaatcaatctatcaatcaatgagagactgtacttggcttcagtaagggctaacagcagagttgccagagacctgatgaggaacacaggagactggggtgtgattcatctgactaaacgtggatgtctctaatgtagacgcccacggccgagccaaacttggtcccatttttaggcaacacagagttaagtccgtgtaaccagtgcttcaagggaccgtttatcttatcctaaataaacatttatatatttggtcagaaagaccgcccattagattcactgattttattcactacgtctcctttaaaataaaacaggacctcatgccagttgtgcaggcagagacgattgcaactgcgttacagatacactgttgaggtcagacaaatcacagtccacctctgctccatccaggttggctcaagaccgggaattcacatctccctcacctccaaaacggctcccgtaacccccagaagaagggaaacggcagattcgcctggtaaagctcctcctatgagcaatgacaccagtcgctggaccagagacagagagccagtccccacccacagcccacagctcctgaaggtcacctaaggagatctgcagattccaactttacctcttctcaagcccaaacgccgagggatttatgccagagagaggagctccaacgggatcttctggctgcgctgggtccgttgacccaactgggagggaccattcaaaaactgccacagggaccccaacattctgaagcatgcgggggggggaggggctgggctatgcaaatgacggaacccccaacagctgcttccaccccactgccacccacctgccagacctcacagcaccgactgctacaacacaccaaaccttcgcggggtgatgcccctccacgctcaactccaggacgcaagctttgagggtggcatgggcttgaactcggacatggcatccttgctcctggatggcgagatgggcatgttcacccccctccgaaagagggaaaaataacatcagaaactctcaaccggacacaacaatagcttgaactcattgaaacccgacacagaagatgtctccatgaactcctcctactactttttaacaaccaaaacacattactatgctttagtggtacgcttcagtcaaccatgattaattgcaagaaatcacacgagatcatctgaacgccactgtgaaggctgtttaatgtttaagcaggctgggaagagattttgtcagccaggagtccatcagttagcacttgcatcttcaagggaaccaatttttgtaatacaaaacgggtatttttattcctaaacccattgactctcagcaggggaaggtaattcactgtatactagcactcagctgttcacacacacttccccaatttaaaaaaaaacaaacaacccaacaagttgcactaagcagtatttcagatggaaggcaaatgtaggtaatccttcctgaaatagaggcagctcaaaacaattgtcctcctgtcccacagggagcatcccaatagaagactgaacgctttaggactgaaggccactttttagagtacacagctttgtttataaggcccaagtacacatttttctgtcccaaagccttgttttgactgtccaaatactccttttcgcgtcccaacccttcttttttgtgaacaaatcttcattttgatggtccaaagctttatttataaactcgagagccccatttcaggctccacaaccttgtttctaaactcaaattttgaggctccgaacctcagttttagggcccaatgcctcattttcggggtccaaagaattgtttccacaatccaccccttcatttttagggtcctgaagcctcattgcaagggcccaaatacccattttcaaagtccaaaccttccttttacagcacaaaccccaccgttagagccccaagcctcattctttaccttccaaagcctccttttcagggaacagagcctcctttccagggaccataggctcagttttaggatccagtctgcaactagggagagcccaaggcctcattttgagggtccaaatattcaattggagggcccaaagcctcattttagaggccaagctcctcatctggggtatAAAGCCTCACTTGTTTAacacacaacccctcatttggagcttccaaagacccatttctagggcgcaaagccctcgtttttggtactgaagcatcccttgaaggcacaaaacctaatgcagggttcaaagcctcagtttcatttccaaagccccactcttagggcccaaaccctccattggagagtccaaaggcctcttttaacagctgagggcctcccctggagtgacccaagccctctctttgggaccaaagcctcatgtcttggggccctatcgacaccaataggttcccctcctttgcagagcccaaagggtcacatgtagcatctcccccaccatttttagtgcccaaagcctcatctggagggccaaagtcctcattgttctggtccaaaccttttggccttttatgacccatagctgttctttagggcccacagtttcacttggagggtttaaaccctcagctttaaggcacaaagccacgcttttaggctccaaagttacacttacagggcagaaagcctcgttttcccttcccaaagtcttagttttggcttccagagccccatttcaggctccaaaccctcattttgagggtccacaggCTCccctgcagttggcaaagtctcctttttagagcccaaggccacttttttagttgccgaactcccattttcagtctccaaagcctcatttttaggatccagccagtcgttttcagggtccaagccacatcctgagtttccaaaccctcatttttatgctccaaacccttctcttagggcccaaagcctcactttgaaggccagtcccttgttgcgacacagacaggactgtcgggggatgcaacgggtctacgaaatgcctgacagttcgagaacagcgcgaccttgagcagcttgtagtgtatccttgaaagtctgggaagatccgagaagagtggtacaaaaacaagatagcgataagaagaaccgttactaactaaaccaatcatatactaacacatactctgaagtaggggataaaaaggtgtgttagaacaataaaggagccattttgcatgatctgttacttgtcgtgtccatctctaccgcgacacaggaccaccaacgggcctgggtaggaaccccaaggcccatcaggaggtcgtgaggggacgagagaataaatgcacagaacaaggcgcagccttcaacagcgcccacctatgggactcacagaaggcatgagtacagctttacagagctggaccagcccctccaatagcccagccacaaagctttctaaacaaggcagaaacattgactccttttctcgtccctacttaagattccctgtagaactgggtcttggcctgaccgaggctgtaggagggaggaagacgagggaaaactttgcagggaaaacacccagacacagtatggcctggcatcaataaatgtaggcacaagcaagcccttgggagcaaactctttattctctgcctgggggagctgcctgggggctctgtggccctggagccacacacctcctcaggacatcctccacaaggctcccagctaccgccctcttcaatgACTCAGGCTGCacaggctcctccgggagaagctttaaacgcactggtctgtgccgtgctcctgcctgggtagggcgcttgggacccgctggaggcatgggctctcttggaaactgggggcccgtggggggaagggtgtctgcggtgctccctggctggagtatacgcagagtttccagtgcaggcactgaagaccttgctgtggctccggaGGTGGAATCCCTGGACTCCTGAAGGCCTTCTGCTGTCTGGCGAGCACCTTGCGCAGCACCTCggcggagaggtgggaggagagtacGTGAGCTCTCCTCTTTGAGTTGTCCCGCTTCCTCCGAAGGCGTGACTATTGCAGGGAGGCTGAGAGGTGGCAAGACTTCCCTTGGTTGAAGCTTCTCCGATTTTTGCTtggacttcctttcttcctctaacttcttcCTCACCGTTTCCAGAATTTCAAGGACAATGGTTTTGGCATACCCGATCaattcagcatccagctgctgaacTCTGGAGATGGCGTTTTGGATGCTCTCCTTGGCAATCTCACAACTCACTCGTGAGACAtcagcagccttttgcagtggttgcaacacaggcacctttgctctcttgcttgcttctgggaTCTGCCGTTCCGATGCTCTGGCTGGTCCTTGTCCTTCTGTCACTCCTTGAATCTTCAGGATCTCAGAAAACTGACAGCGGAAGTCCTGTTCAAACTGAGAAGCTACAaaggatgacaaggtggagctaaCACTTTCAACAGCCTCTTTCGTCCTTTTGTCGATAGAAGACTGTGAAGATGCTCTGTCGGAAGATGCTAGTtctgcctccctccatctctcttctccagattTGCCTGCTCGGCTGGTTCTTCCCGCAACAAGCTctgacagcttctgcctgcctgctggcccaggCTCGGCTGCCTCAGACGTGCTGGGCACCAAGTGCTCCCCAAAGCTCTCCAACACGTTCGCCACAATCTCTTGAGCCACCAGTCTGATCTTGTCCCGGCGATCCGCAGAAGTGTCCAAAGGCTTTGGccttctggcactggcaaacAGCCTTCCACGGACCTCATGGGGAGCCTTCCTTAAGACGCGGACGGACTGATCCAGCGCCTTcacccgctccagcacctcctggaccACGGTCTCAGCCACCTCTTTAAGCTCCTGGTCTTCTGCCAGCGTAGCCCGCAGCACCGTAGGCTGTATGCTGTTAGGCACTTCTTCTCCGGCACACGCTGCAGACTAAAAGGAGGAGCAGTTAATGAGTGAATGGGTTCCTtcacctccctttgctttcctcttcctcctcacaggacccCTGCCCAGACGAGTCCCTAGCAGTCAAGCTGGAAAAACTCTGGTTTCTCTGTAGGCCACCTGGCACACCGAGGTTTCTGGTCTCCTGCGGCCAGGAGCCAAGTGTTAGGGGCACCTCTCAGAATCAAGCAGGTGCCATTTTGCTTAGAGCAAAGGGCACTGTAGCCCCCCTGGACCTCAGAACCAAtagcagagggaaagctgtcgAAGGTACTGGACCAGGCTCTTCTGCCAcgggtcccagctgccctctaTCAGGGTGCCCTGTTTGCCCCTTTTCAGGGCCGAATGCCAGGAACGGctgttctgagagcagaaaagaaaacgatccttcttcttgaggcacatggctgttgtctgcca contains the following coding sequences:
- the LOC126036673 gene encoding trichohyalin-like, coding for MEHRLTAGVRNVDALLSVVGKGGKLGNRRQPLAEGGPGLLDLPLGVKIPVHAGSKPVFCRTKLGEKLHQPSGYFNLGDPYCRLLSTDYNSLHDPHLRAYHKRKDNLQRLKREGYVTSDGRVVCTLKEFNEYRQYLTTLKLEAEKTFMREEKKLQQDLAQSEDASKLPGGTDVSHPQEWLPQEQRQSLPGGERKRRQRHLTVTKKPMERLEALEKEQRLLQQAKCQQQQQLGKRRQPGMQSSSDKSALKGRPSAACAGEEVPNSIQPTVLRATLAEDQELKEVAETVVQEVLERVKALDQSVRVLRKAPHEVRGRLFASARRPKPLDTSADRRDKIRLVAQEIVANVLESFGEHLVPSTSEAAEPGPAGRQKLSELVAGRTSRAGKSGEERWREAELASSDRASSQSSIDKRTKEAVESVSSTLSSFVASQFEQDFRLSCEIAKESIQNAISRVQQLDAELIGYAKTIVLEILETVRKKLEEERKSKQKSEKLQPREVLPPLSLPAIVTPSEEAGQLKEESSRDFANCRGACGPSK